The DNA segment TCAGCCGGCCCGAAGGAGATTATTGCAGTTTGGACACAGGCGGCAAGTGGCATGAATAAAGGTATAGATATTTTGTAATAATCTATTTTGGTATTAGTTTGAAAGTTGTGTGATTATTTTCTTACtccttttactttcttttctttatttctcgtGAAAATAACTAAAGGTCGAGTCTATGGGATTGGAGTACAGTCATtctccagtcgtccagcattatTATTCGttggtgtaatgacccgaccggtcgttttgagctctagcgcgtcgctCGGCAGTTTAAGGCcttgggtagcttcacttcatgttttatgacttgtacgcgtagtcggaatcgaatttcgggaagttcagagttgattctgatggaaaattctaaattcgaaagctttaagttggaagaattgactaaggtttgacttttaattAAATGACCTCATAATCTGGATTTGAAggctccaataggttcgtatgatgatttcggacttgggcgtatgttcgggttgagtatcggatcgcctgggagcatttcagtgcttattgtggaaagttggcattttgaaggttttagaatttcctaagtttggtttgaggtgaaatttggtgatatcgatgtctgtttggggttccgagccttggagtaggttcgtattgtgatttttgacttgtgtgtaaagtttgacgtcattccggaatgttttgatatgattcaAACGTGTttgtcgaagtttgaaagttgaaagaaatatttttatcatcgattcatgatttttatgttatttgtggtgcttcgagcctttggataagtttgtataaggtattgggacttgttggtatgttcggacggggtcccgaggggcttgagtGAGTTGcgaaccatttctaggccatttttaattctTGATTTTTGTCTAGAGCAGTGTACATCGCGATCTCGGACATTGGAACACGTTTGCGAAGAGAAAACTGAGAGAAAGGGGTCTgtgaatcgcgttcgcgaagaagaaatttaagctacatagggctgactttggaaacTCATATCTTACAATTTACTAGGAATATGGAGATGATCCAAATATAAAAGTTGTagccttggtgtctagttttcagaaagtcaaactatttgtcatttggaattttgtaaaacatgttatgactattatactagaggttgtctggaGGAGTTGGGCagcttgttcttcgcgatcgcgaaaggcaattttgagctgagaaaagttgtgcttcgcgatcacgaagcatttTCCGCTATCACGAAgggtaaatacctgggcagaagctatattttaggggtttcggccattttatcatatttggagctatggagctcggattgaagcgatttttgccACAtgaattagggtaagtgttctctactcggttttgattatatttcatgaatctatcctaGTTTTTGGTATTTGGTTGAtgttttaaaaagagaaattgaggttttttgtctaaagtttcatagagtgaatttttgagttttgaacgtcgatttggagtcggatttgagtgaaactagtatggttggaatcgtagttgaatgggttgtcgaattttatgagttttgtcgggttccgggcTCGTGGGCCTGAGGATTAACTTTattaacttttcgagcggagttgggaattggtAAGAATTGATTTATTACGAGTTagtgtatatttttattggtttgcacattgtttgactaattttggagcgacgagcatcgatttgaggtgttagagtggcattggagccggttatggaacttcagagcgaggtaagtctcatgtctaaccctgtgagggaAAATTTACCTcgtaggtgttatattcttatgtgctacatgttgtgggagctacacacgtatgaggtgacgagtgtccgttcgtatgctagaattcctgattatgtccgggtagacttaggtttacgccatgctataattgtactatttgagtcatCTTTGCtggtttaattcctttatttcgcgTTACAACTTGATACTAGACTTGCATAGggtgatagactcgctattgtagagatgtGAGAGCTACTTGATAATCCGCGAAATAATTTGTGCTTCCCTTATGAATTCCTCTCGCGTTTTGCGTTTTCATCGCAAAGCTTTCCTTAATGTTCATAACTCAcatgtttattcgtgagtggggtcaaggtcccgttaaagcttcttactcTAATGGGATCTGGCCGATCGCCTCGGCATGATTATGCACCACATTCTTatgggagcgggccattcgcctcggcagtataatagatgcatatatgatttgtgcctttcgaccctcgatagtgtacacattattatgggatcgggccgtatgcttcgacatttctataaaatactcttatgggagcgAGCTGTTCGCCTTGGCAGTGTCGTGTATAATATTTGTTAAGAAACCAACGTATCCGTATGTTTtcttgatttgagttgtgacgaccttctggtgaggtccatttCATATATATTCTGGTTGAGGAGGTAACTGATAATTGAGAGCTTGAATTTATTGTTCAGAAGAGGATTGTACCACGTACCTATATTTGCTTATTACCCTACCATAtatttgtttactgtatttgagTTATCTGACCACTaataagtgtcgatatcgacccatcgtcactacttctccggggttaggatagatacttattgggtacgtattgatttacgtactcatattacacttgctACACTTATTGtgcatgcatatatatatatatatatatatatatatatatatatatatatatgtttggtGGTCTTTTTGGCACAAAGGCACGGCTGTTGcagggactttatggtgagttgGATTCCATCTTACGATCCGCAGCAtatagagtctccatcagagttatttatattctcctgtctaacttgtattccagacagatattgtattattattgtactccttagtagatactcatacacttgtgacaccggattttgggggttcctactcgatgatcattattgtagttcacgtaattattatcattttaccttgtaatttatattttatacataaattgGAAAATAAATTCACGGGTTTTCTACGAGTACCAGATTTTACTCTACTTATTTAATGGAATTCATGatttcgaaaataataaaattagtaactaagttgattaatcaccgttggcttacctgacggtagcgttaggcaccatcacgacctatagtagattttgggtcgtgacagctggtGCATCGGTTTCCTAAGAAAACATGGAAGTTATGCTTCAAAGAATGGAACATGTCGCAAGAATGGGACTCAACTCAGGCTTTGATccaaaaattgttaaaaaagaaaagcaagaaaggCAGTCAAGCTGCAATAGAGTCTGAGTCTGACTAGGATTAGCTATTTGAATGTTTTAGAGTTGAAGCTAGAGACATGTTTAATTTATGAATTTGAGTTAGTATTTTGATAATTGGTTGATCAAAATTAATGTCGTTTGATTAGTTTGTTGGATTGTTATAAATATTACTGTTCGTTTTGTAGTAAATATTggatttggatatttatactaGGTGTTTGGTAGCTTGTTAGGTGTTTGGTTGGCTGTTTTATTTGGCATGtggtataattaaaaatacaacaGAATTCTGCTAAAAATTTTCAGATTTGCGACTGAATTAGTTGCAAATTTATTCAGAAATTACCCAGATTTGTGACTGGTTTGGTCGCAAATTGAGAAtttctgaatttttttaattaaaattcaaATGCGtcctttatttttcagtttgcgATGGAATCCGTCGGAAATTTTCGACTGGTTCGGTCGCAAATATTTTGCGACCACGTGTTTTCCGACCGACCTTTTTCGGTCGAAAATCTGTCgtataaacatgatttctgacCGATTTTTGACTAATTTGACGGTCAGAAATTGGCTTTTTTCTAATAGTGTATGGATATTATATAGCCCATCTTCCCTTATGAGTGCATTTTCAAGGATCTAATACGAGTACGATAACATTTTAAAGAGTCCACACAATACAcggtaaaattcaaaaatagccagatttacaagtggtaattgaaaaatagccacagtttcaaaagtaattaaaatttagccacttctcatgtaaagataaatcttaataaaaatactattcaaaattcagaaaatattcaagcataatatactggagttcgaattttttacatgtgaacttccaacataatatactggagttccagcataatatgttggaagctcatacacaggtgctccaatctttaatatattatgctggaactttccatgTGCTggattccagcataatatgctggaagttcacacaCATgtactccaatctccagtatattatgctggaactttccgtgtgctggaattccagcataatatgctggaagttcatacacaggtgcattaatctctagtatattatggagcacatgtgaacttccagcataatatgctggaagttcatacataggtgctccaatctccagtatattatgctggaactttccgtgtgctggattccagcataatatgttggaagttcaaacacaggtgctccaatctctaaGTATATTATGCCGGAACTTTCCGTATGctggaattccagcataatatgttggaagttcatacacaggtacattaatctccaatatattatctTGAAACTTTCCGTGTTgtagcaaaataatggctatttttcaatgactttgcaaacgctgactattttttaattacttgtccgaaaactgactagccgGTGCTATTTTCACCATAATACAACATATAATCCATCTTCCCTTATGATAGTAAACGTAAGGCACAAACTTCACCAAATATAAAGGGTGagattcaaaaatagccagatttacaagtggtaattgaaaaatagccacagtttcaaaagtaatcgaaatttagccattttttatgtaaagataaatgtgaacgaaaatattgttcaaaattcgaaaaaatactccagcataatatactggagttcgaattttttgcatgtgaacttccagtataatatactagagttccagtatattatgctggaactccagtatattatgctggagttccagtaatATACCGATCgagcataatatattggaagttcatacacatgtgctccaatctctagtatattatgttggaactttccgtgtgctggagttccagcatgttggaagttcatacacaggtgtatcaatctccagtatattatgctggaacttattgcaataaaatagtgattatttttcaataaatttATAAATACTGACTATATtttaattaccagtccgaaaactgactatcACTTACTATTTTTACAAATGTAAGAGTCCACACATTTATGTTTCTCGTTTGGAGCATGTTTGATCAATTTTTCAAGTTCAGCTTATTTCGAACGTACAAGCAAGTTACTGTACGAAATTGTAGCAGAATAATTAATGAGATGCATACATACACGAATATACATAAATCCATAATTACATATTTGCACCTTTCTTTACTATTTTAACTAGTATACAGTATTACGTATCTGACTTCTCATTTATTCTAAGCTAAACaataaaagaatatctttcacTTCTATATACAACTTTAGCTCCTCTGCACTGTATCTTTTTCCTATACCTCTATTCAAACCCCACAAGTTcttgccaaaaataaaaaataaaaaataaaaaattaaatcttccttttgttgaaaaaattaaaattttaacccAACAAATTGCTAAAATTAACTTTTAGACCCCACGATTAATCATCTCCATGTACTGCTGTAACGACTGTTCTCTCTGTAACCTCATTTCTTCATTGAACTTCGTTATAAACGCTTCCACTCGCCGGTTCAACTCGTCCTGACTCGGCGACGGTTCAAGTATGGTTTTCCTCTTGTTTTCAGTTTGATGAACCGGGGATTGACTTCCGTGATTCTGCTGCCATGTGTTCAGGTGCCTCGTGAGCGGCACGTGACGACCTTCTGTTATCTTCTTCCATGTACTCTCTAATGTCTCATGTCTCTTCACCCTCGCTACCCTCAGTGATTTAACCCCTGTAATTCCAATTATTTACAGAATTAACCTTAAAAGTGTTTaaactaacaaaagaaaaatgatattttaaaaatatatgagttAAACATACTACTATAATAAttatataacaaaaaataaaaagaattaaacaaatataaaaagaTATATGATTCATAGTACAtattaataagaaaataatattcttctctttcaatttaaatgacactCTCATTATTAGTtcgtttaaaaaaaatatacttttataattaaaaataatttaattttaaattttttattttacctattttatttataatgagaaatttttataatcATATAATATTACGGCACAAAAAAATTTTTACCCCTTAAATTTTTAGAAACAtaagtttcatttttttttttttcttaaattccgtatCGCACTTCATCTAAATTGAAATCTTTTAAGGAGTATTACacaaaatggaaagatatgaAAGAGTAGTAAATACGAGTATAAATTTTTGAATCGTTTCTAAAAATATATTACGCTCTCTCTCAAATTAGatgatatatttttctttttagtctgtttaaaataaataatatatttttaaatttaaaaataaattaactttaaactttttattttatcttttttataGTAATACTAAGAAACTTTTATaactacataaatattattttccCATAAAGTTTTTATCCTTAACTTTTAAGACAATAAGTTATAAAagcgctttttttttttttttccttaaaccCGTCAAAAGTATGGTTTATGAGAAATGTATATTTGTTACCTTCAGGATTCATTCTCGTAAGCGGTTTCCGGTGACCGAACCGGGAAGAAACCAGCGGTTTCTCCGTCGCTAGCTGTTGAAGCAGCTCCGTTTCCACTTCAGGCAACGGCGTAACAACGGAATTCGAAATCACAACCTCATCACCATTTTCAGCTTCAACCACCTGCTCCGGTTCAATATTTACCGGCTCAGGTTTCACCTCTAACACCTCCGATTCATGTACCGGTTCAGGCGATAACTCAGACATCTCCGGTTCACTCATGTTAACGTTTGACTGGGAAATTGCTATCAAATCTGAAAGCGGAGTTGATGTGGCAGACATCAACGGCTGTGATTGATCGCTAGAATGTTCCTTACGGTGTGACCGAGAAGTAGCGGCGATGATGATGATTATACAGTTGAGTAAAACGTAGAGGTAAGGAGGCTTGAGCCAACTGGAAATAAAGCTGCTCCAAATCGTAGGGAATTCATATAAAATTAATGGAACAGAGGCTTTAATTACCATAGCTGAAGATACTGCACCAATTGAAATTAGCAGAACTTTCATTGATAACATTAAGTTGCTCGTTGATGGTGCCATTTTCGTAAATTCTTGGCTATGTGGTGTAATTTTGCAAGCTGAAATGGTTGTTATTTGAGAATTGAGAGTGAAGATAGAAGTACGGACTGCAGAGATAAGTgttgagagagaaagagaggagtaTAAATAAGAGATGGAGGGCTGAGGACGCGTATTTGTGGGATAAGATGAAATCTGAGCCGTTCGATTAGGTAAAAGAAAGTAGGCAAGACGAGTTTGGcttctttcttttttcgtttttttgggttttttagTTTTCCATTTGGTATATATTTGAAAGGACGGATGCTcataatttttgaaataaaaatatatatgtaaaaatttactaaaattttaataaatcttATAATAGAACTTATATTTTTAACAATACAATGAATTTTTTAAActcattaaatttattttttagattCGCTTTTGTATATCTAGTACTTGCtctggtccacaataagtgacatTTTGGTCTTTGGCACACCCTTAAGTAAATACTAACTCTTAGAATTTTTTTTGACTAAATTACCTTTAATTTTAATTTGCATATTATTAACTTGACACATTGTGATATGTAAATAAAGACAAAATTAAAAAACTTAAGTtaatttattcttaattattaaaaatgacACTTGTTTTGAACCAAATTAAAAGAGCAAATAAGTTACTTATAAAGAACCGGAAAGAGTACTATTTTTGGGACACTATTAATTGAAATTCACCTCAAAAGATTTCACTTTGAATATAAAGTGTTTCGATTAAAGACAACTTCATGCGTATATAGTGTGACAATGTTTAACAATGAGTTTGAGTTTGACTTTGAACTGAGAGGGAGTAGAGTTGCCACGAAGCAATTATGGTAGCTGATTAAGGATAATTATTACTTGTATGTTACTTCATGCATGGAATTTGGTgtactaattttttttattactaaTAATATAGCTTACGtactatgtcacgacccaaaatctataaaggtcgtgatgacgtcggacaccactgtcagtcAAGCCAACAATTAATACTTAAATGGGTTCTcatttttgttacttttgaaatcaaattttccttcaatttaaattgtgaaagatgaagtttacaaaaacaaataataatatctttaaaacttCCAATACAGCACAAACCATAatcctcccaaaacccggtgtcataagtacatgagcattaactaggaatgtagaataaaatacaacagctgtctggaatacaaattggacaggaaaaatgtaagtactctgaGGGAGACTATGTTAGTTGCggatatagaatgcagctcacctaagtccccgccataatcgcgcctctacgctcacaaggccactaaacatatgtgtacctgcacaaaaatgtgtagcaagtatagcatgagtacgtaaatcaacgcgtacccagtaagtatcccgcctaacctcgaaaaagtagtgacgaggggtcgacccggacacttactatgggctataattaatataTCAATGATATGATTAAGCATGGATCACGTAGAACGACTGTAAGCCCGATATTATGAAGTAAGTAAGCAATTCTTTTGTTAACAAGAAGTtttttcccaaattcatttttcatcattttaacaGTTTATATCTCAGGTCAATGAGgtaatatcaattattataatttccgaagcaattaatacaatcatgtgcaagtcatgccgaggtcgtacggtccgatccaataataaaaataaacggTGCACTGCCGATGGttgaacggcgcgaaccatagatacatctataa comes from the Nicotiana tabacum cultivar K326 chromosome 14, ASM71507v2, whole genome shotgun sequence genome and includes:
- the LOC107799093 gene encoding uncharacterized protein LOC107799093, producing MAPSTSNLMLSMKVLLISIGAVSSAMVIKASVPLILYEFPTIWSSFISSWLKPPYLYVLLNCIIIIIAATSRSHRKEHSSDQSQPLMSATSTPLSDLIAISQSNVNMSEPEMSELSPEPVHESEVLEVKPEPVNIEPEQVVEAENGDEVVISNSVVTPLPEVETELLQQLATEKPLVSSRFGHRKPLTRMNPEGVKSLRVARVKRHETLESTWKKITEGRHVPLTRHLNTWQQNHGSQSPVHQTENKRKTILEPSPSQDELNRRVEAFITKFNEEMRLQREQSLQQYMEMINRGV